The following proteins are encoded in a genomic region of Cryptomeria japonica chromosome 11, Sugi_1.0, whole genome shotgun sequence:
- the LOC131068247 gene encoding uncharacterized protein LOC131068247 isoform X3 — translation MDGELDSVGSNKNNSRKGRRLPKKFTCRFCNRLFSTSHARNGHLQIHRRERDNENKANDLLEQKGGSGSWMMNGDVAAQNNASIPEGVQTHVELSSPPQVQTWPQAGSPSSLSA, via the exons ATGGATGGAGAATTGGATTCAGTTGGTAGCAATAAAAATAATTCACGTAAGGGGAGACGTTTGCCTAAAAAATTTACTTGTAGATTTTGTAACAGGTTATTTTCTACATCACATGCTCGTAATGGTCATCTGCAAATCCATCGGCGAG AGAGAGATAATGAGAACAAGGCAAATGATCTTCTGGAACAGAAAGGTGGAAGCGGTTCTTGGATGATGAA TGGAGATGTAGCAGCTCAAAATAATGCATCCATCCCGGAAGGAGTGCAGACACATGTTGAGCTATCTAGTCCACCACAAGTCCAGACATGGCCTCAAGCTGGCAGTCCATCTTCACTCTCAGCATAA
- the LOC131068247 gene encoding dehydration-responsive element-binding protein 2D isoform X1, protein MVKTTNGQKEKKFSETLEPWRQMKRRRKLRKGYRRGWMGGPENGQYNYRGVRQRTWGKWVAEIKEPNGGKRLWLGTYETPQEAALAYDRAALNIYGSSAYLNYPPSSPSPPPQLQSINTCTDMNPVREQCSSSRELHDSDIKLEGFYEDILRHPLADI, encoded by the coding sequence ATGGTGAAGACTACGAATGGGCAGAAGGAAAAGAAATTTTCAGAGACTTTAGAGCCATGGCGGcaaatgaaaagaagaagaaaacttCGCAAGGGTTATAGAAGAGGGTGGATGGGAGGGCCTGAAAATGGGCAGTACAATTACAGAGGTGTTAGGCAGAGGACGTGGGGTAAATGGGTGGCTGAAATCAAGGAGCCCAATGGAGGAAAGCGCCTGTGGCTTGGCACCTATGAAACGCCCCAGGAGGCCGCTCTTGCATATGACCGTGCGGCTCTAAACATTTATGGGTCTTCTGCCTACCTTAATTAtcctccttcttctccttctcctcctcctcagCTACAAAGTATCAATACATGTACTGATATGAATCCTGTTAGAGAGCAGTGTTCCAGCTCTCGTGAGCTGCATGACAGTGATATAAAACTAGAAGGGTTTTATGAGGATATTCTGCGACACCCTCTAGCAGATATATAG
- the LOC131068302 gene encoding uncharacterized protein LOC131068302, whose protein sequence is MAPLDLKCKIADLGNAVRIRNPLIAPIQTFRYKCLESLLLSPLSYPADIWSVACIAFELATGDFLFNPQGKNSEDIVVDHLVLMMELVGVTPKEIALGGKLSANFFDESGNLKGYRRLRFRPLINVLQKNFGFAKKDAADFSKFLVTLLHFVPERRPTAIQAIHHPWLTGGPRFLQPSLSSIPEEETCCKNM, encoded by the coding sequence ATGGCGCCCCTTGATCTTAAGTGCAAGATAGCTGATCTGGGTAATGCCGTCCGGATCCGAAATCCATTAATAGCTCCTATTCAAACATTTCGTTACAAGTGTCTAGAGAGTCTTCTGCTATCTCCATTGTCTTATCCAGCAGATATATGGTCTGTTGCATGCATTGCCTTTGAACTTGCCACAGGTGATTTCTTGTTTAATCCTCAGGGGAAGAATAGTGAAGACATTGTTGTAGATCACTTGGTATTGATGATGGAGCTCGTTGGTGTGACGCCCAAGGAAATTGCTCTGGGTGGCAAGCTCTCTGCCAATTTTTTCGACGAAAGTGGTAATCTAAAAGGGTACAGGAGGTTAAGGTTTCGCCCATTGATCAATGTGCTGCAAAAGAATTTTGGGTTTGCCAAAAAGGATGCAGCTGATTTCAGCAAATTTCTTGTTACCCTCTTACATTTTGTACCGGAAAGGCGACCCACTGCAATACAAGCCATTCATCACCCCTGGCTTACTGGCGGGCCGCGCTTTCTTCAACCCTCATTATCATCAATTCCAGAAGAGGAGACATGTTGTAAGAATATGTGA
- the LOC131068247 gene encoding uncharacterized protein LOC131068247 isoform X2 yields the protein MDGELDSVGSNKNNSRKGRRLPKKFTCRFCNRLFSTSHARNGHLQIHRRERDNENKANDLLEQKGGSGSWMMNSGDVAAQNNASIPEGVQTHVELSSPPQVQTWPQAGSPSSLSA from the exons ATGGATGGAGAATTGGATTCAGTTGGTAGCAATAAAAATAATTCACGTAAGGGGAGACGTTTGCCTAAAAAATTTACTTGTAGATTTTGTAACAGGTTATTTTCTACATCACATGCTCGTAATGGTCATCTGCAAATCCATCGGCGAG AGAGAGATAATGAGAACAAGGCAAATGATCTTCTGGAACAGAAAGGTGGAAGCGGTTCTTGGATGATGAA CAGTGGAGATGTAGCAGCTCAAAATAATGCATCCATCCCGGAAGGAGTGCAGACACATGTTGAGCTATCTAGTCCACCACAAGTCCAGACATGGCCTCAAGCTGGCAGTCCATCTTCACTCTCAGCATAA